The following are from one region of the Candidatus Trichorickettsia mobilis genome:
- a CDS encoding SurA N-terminal domain-containing protein, giving the protein MKQQTSIDLKKFLIISTKPIMRYPRRFYILLILSIFLIINAAKGSPATIVALVNNEPITLYEFQMRKKMVITLNNVHNPDAKANAQINTAVLNSLIEEQLLFQHSKKVGGKISATELEEAISTIAQRNKMSKEDLFKYLSSQNIDIDSFRKQITAELIKINILSYISRSVTISPQEIDAAILLNNSKDAKISARIFTSKDKTPSTLQKMYSLHKTLKTCNEVKDAAYSKFATAITINENLSTLDHQLQTIIRDLSINQKSSVFETTKGFQLVLMCTKVIDNVTSAENDYITNFLTNKKMSQKAQKFFEDLRKKAYIKIML; this is encoded by the coding sequence ATGAAACAACAAACAAGTATCGATCTGAAAAAATTCTTAATTATTAGTACAAAACCAATTATGAGATATCCTAGACGTTTTTATATCTTATTAATACTATCCATATTTCTTATAATCAACGCAGCTAAAGGTTCACCTGCAACTATTGTAGCGTTAGTTAACAATGAACCAATTACTTTGTATGAATTTCAGATGAGGAAAAAAATGGTTATAACGCTTAATAACGTGCATAACCCTGATGCTAAAGCTAATGCTCAAATTAATACAGCAGTGTTAAATAGTTTAATTGAAGAACAATTATTATTTCAACATTCAAAAAAAGTTGGCGGTAAAATTAGTGCCACTGAATTAGAAGAAGCAATTAGCACCATTGCTCAAAGAAATAAAATGTCTAAAGAAGATTTGTTTAAATATCTATCCAGTCAAAATATAGATATAGATAGTTTTCGTAAGCAAATAACAGCAGAGTTGATCAAAATAAATATTTTATCTTATATCTCCAGATCAGTAACAATTTCACCGCAAGAAATTGATGCAGCTATTTTACTTAATAATAGCAAGGATGCAAAAATCTCTGCTCGTATTTTTACCTCAAAAGACAAAACACCATCAACATTACAAAAGATGTATAGTTTACATAAAACTTTAAAAACTTGTAATGAGGTAAAAGATGCTGCATACTCAAAATTTGCTACAGCTATTACCATTAACGAAAACCTTAGTACTTTAGATCATCAATTACAAACTATAATAAGAGATCTAAGTATTAATCAAAAAAGCAGCGTATTTGAAACCACAAAAGGATTTCAATTAGTATTAATGTGTACTAAAGTAATAGATAATGTAACTTCAGCAGAGAATGATTACATCACTAATTTTTTGACAAATAAAAAAATGTCGCAAAAAGCACAAAAGTTTTTTGAAGATTTACGTAAAAA